Proteins encoded in a region of the Solanum dulcamara chromosome 9, daSolDulc1.2, whole genome shotgun sequence genome:
- the LOC129903951 gene encoding uncharacterized protein LOC129903951 isoform X1, whose protein sequence is MGFVGLKLFMVFQRCDDHQCQWILSKQKKVLATQQSFLITMPNSARFIAICLWLKRIYFCCNDASTKQKQQLSVFLKMQTLRPLLNRYVLPKIILMLDVLPLFQKQIVVAAFDISAASSTLQREKRVVHSAQVFEKSINRGALTSLNVVEKKKRVILSTLLKKVLDMKIENLQKEMQFRFENIIVIKFK, encoded by the exons ATGGGTTTTGTTGGATTGAAGTTATTCATG GTATTTCAAAGATGTGATGACCACCAGTGTCAATGGATCCTCAGCAAACAAAAAAAGGTCCTCGCAACGCAACAGAGTTTTCTAATAACAATGCCAAACAGCGCGAGATTTATCGCAATATGCCTCTGGCTGAAAAGAATATACTTCTGCTGCAATGACGCATCAACAAAACAGAAGCAACAACTAAGCGTATTCTTGAAAATGCAAACTCTTCGACCCCTGCTAAACCGATATGTGTTACCCAAGATAATCTTGATGTTGGATGTTCTTCCTCTATTTCAAAAACAG ATAGTAGTTGCTGCCTTTGATATTTCTGCGGCATCAAGTACGCTCCAAAGGGAAAAAAGAGTAGTCCATTCCGCCCAAGTTTTTGAAAAAT CTATTAATCGTGGAGCTCTCACCTCATTGAATGTCGTTGAAAAAAAAAAGCGAGTCATCCTTTCTACGCTTTTGAAAAAG GTCCTTGATATGAAAATCGAGAATTTACAAAAAGAGATGCAGTTTCGGTTCGagaatattattgttataaagTTCAAATGA
- the LOC129903951 gene encoding uncharacterized protein LOC129903951 isoform X2, translating into MPNSARFIAICLWLKRIYFCCNDASTKQKQQLSVFLKMQTLRPLLNRYVLPKIILMLDVLPLFQKQIVVAAFDISAASSTLQREKRVVHSAQVFEKSINRGALTSLNVVEKKKRVILSTLLKKVLDMKIENLQKEMQFRFENIIVIKFK; encoded by the exons ATGCCAAACAGCGCGAGATTTATCGCAATATGCCTCTGGCTGAAAAGAATATACTTCTGCTGCAATGACGCATCAACAAAACAGAAGCAACAACTAAGCGTATTCTTGAAAATGCAAACTCTTCGACCCCTGCTAAACCGATATGTGTTACCCAAGATAATCTTGATGTTGGATGTTCTTCCTCTATTTCAAAAACAG ATAGTAGTTGCTGCCTTTGATATTTCTGCGGCATCAAGTACGCTCCAAAGGGAAAAAAGAGTAGTCCATTCCGCCCAAGTTTTTGAAAAAT CTATTAATCGTGGAGCTCTCACCTCATTGAATGTCGTTGAAAAAAAAAAGCGAGTCATCCTTTCTACGCTTTTGAAAAAG GTCCTTGATATGAAAATCGAGAATTTACAAAAAGAGATGCAGTTTCGGTTCGagaatattattgttataaagTTCAAATGA